In Arachis hypogaea cultivar Tifrunner chromosome 2, arahy.Tifrunner.gnm2.J5K5, whole genome shotgun sequence, a genomic segment contains:
- the LOC112732085 gene encoding FRIGIDA-like protein 3 — protein sequence MEDPESVATLIDSTTSKIQQLQKAFAELESYRAVTLNLKWKELEEHFHGLEKSLKRRFHELEDQEKEFENKVVKSREMLEKREAAVFAKEQASLEKLQEKRDDALFAIVNAREKHRKVSSKESAIVSSVSQGALGVEEKPVEAASVAGEGNFGDMKWNVELMTYPELVKLCKEMDAGGLHKFISDNRKNLAAVREEILHALQVAPNAARLVLDSLEGFYCTELSNQDVKKDANLLGLRRTCIMLMECLSAFLANSDFASNVISEDIKERAKAVAEDWKPRLEALDMDASNGNSLEAHAFLQLIASFGIASDFDVDELSRLIPMVSRRRQTADLCRSLGLSDKMPGVIEVLANIGRQIDAVNLAFAFDLTGQFLPVPLLKSYLKDSRKVSSPVRSVNSSPAAQIEVNERELVALKAVIKCIEEHKLEEQYPLDPLQKRVLQLERAKADKKRETEATKPQPKRPRANGVGYGPRVTNFPSDKTSYARVADRYPPQYVYDRPYMYPAPTDNHCPPLFGSATYNISPSHGNYFGNGYQYQATYLH from the exons ATGGAAGACCCTGAGTCAGTTGCCACACTGATAGACTCTACAACTTCTAAGATACAACAGCTCCAGAAGGCCTTTGCTGAACTTGAAAGCTATCGAGCTGTCACGCTCAACTTGAAATGGAAAGAGCTTGAGGAGCATTTTCATGGTCTTGAGAAGTCCCTGAAGAGGCGTTTTCATGAATTGGAGGACCAAGAGAAAGAGTTTGAGAACAAAGTGGTGAAATCTCGGGAAATGCTGGAGAAGCGCGAAGCTGCTGTATTTGCCAAGGAGCAAGCTTCTTTGGAGAAACTTCAAGAGAAAAGAGATGATGCTTTATTCGCTATTGTTAATGCCCGAGAAAAGCACAGGAAGGTTTCATCAAAAGAATCAGCTATTGTCTCTAGTGTGAGTCAGGGGGCACTGGGAGTGGAGGAAAAACCAGTGGAAGCTGCATCTGTTGCGGGGGAAGGGAACTTTGGAGATATGAAATGGAACGTGGAACTTATGACCTATCCAGAGTTGGTTAAACTGTGTAAAGAGATGGATGCTGGAGGTCTTCACAAATTCATCTCGGATAATCGTAAGAACCTTGCTGCTGTAAGGGAGGAAATACTACATGCATTACAAGTTGCCCCTAATGCTGCCCGTTTAGTCCTGGATTCTCTGGAAGGGTTTTACTGTACAGAACTGTCAAATCAGGATGTAAAGAAGGATGCTAACTTGTTGGGTCTTCGTCGAACCTGTATCATGCTGATGGAATGTCTAAGTGCTTTCTTGGCCAACTCAGATTTCGCTTCTAATGTAATTTCAGAAGATATCAAAGAGAGGGCAAAGGCAGTTGCTGAAGACTGGAAGCCTAGATTGGAGGCTCTTGACATGGATGCCAGCAATGGGAATTCCTTGGAGGCTCATGCCTTTTTGCAACTTATTGCCAGCTTTGGTATTGCCTCTGATTTTGATGTTGATGAGTTATCCAGGCTAATTCCAATGGTGTCTCGCCGTCGCCAAACTGCTGATTTATGCCGCAGCCTTGGGTTATCAGACAAGATGCCTg GTGTAATTGAAGTTTTGGCGAATATTGGGCGACAAATTGATGCAGTTAACCTGGCTTTTGCATTTGATCTTACAGGACAGTTTTTGCCAGTTCCTTTACTGAAATCTTACTTAAAAGATTCCAGAAAAGTTTCTTCACCAGTCAGAAGTGTTAACTCTTCTCCTGCTGCACAG ATTGAGGTTAACGAGCGAGAGCTAGTTGCTCTTAAGGCTGTAATCAAGTGCATTGAAGAGCATAAACTTGAAGAGCAGTATCCTCTTGACCCTCTCCAGAAGCGAGTTCTTCAACTAGAGAGGGCCAAAGCGGACAAGAAGAGGGAAACTGAAGCTACAAAGCCTCAACCTAAGAGACCCCGCGCCAATGGCGTGGGATATGGTCCCCGAGTTACTAACTTCCCTTCTGACAAAACCTCCTATGCTAGAGTTGCTGACAGGTACCCACCACAGTATGTTTATGACCGACCTTACATGTATCCTGCACCAACTGACAATCATTGTCCTCCTCTCTTCGGTTCTGCCACGTATAACATCTCTCCTAGCCATGGAAACTACTTTGGAAATGGGTATCAGTATCAAGCTACATATCTCCACTAA
- the LOC112732069 gene encoding FRIGIDA-like protein 3: MEDTDSVATLIDSTSSKIKQLQKAFAELESYRAVTLNLKWKELEEHFHGLEKSLKRRFHELEDQEKEFENKVVKSREILEKREATVCAKEQASLQKLQDKRDAAVFAIFNAREKHRKVSSKDLDIFPGGRQRTPGVVEKPVDSVSTPAEGNLEDVKLSPEGGNVDLLSYPELVKLCKEMDARGLHKFISDNRKNLAAIRDEIPHALGAAPNAACLVLDSLEGFYCAEASNQDVKKDANLLGLRRTCIMLMECLYVFLNNSDGVYNELLEDIKDRAKAVAEEWKPRLDALDADAGNGNSLEAHAFLQLLASFDIASDFNEEEFSRFIPMVSRRRQTADLCRCLGLSEKMPGVIEVLVNSGRQIDAVNLSFAFNLTEQFSPTDLLKSYLKDAKKAASPSRCVNSSPTTQVEVNERELVALKSIIKCIEEHKLEEQYPLDPLMKRVVQLEKAKADKKRETEATKPQPKRPRANGVGYGLRVSNFPSDKASYPRAADRYPQYVFDRPYVYPGPTDNHCPPLMGSTTYNFTPSHSNYFGNGYQYQPTYLH, encoded by the exons ATGGAAGACACGGATTCAGTTGCTACACTGATAGATTCAACAAGTTCTAAGATAAAACAGCTCCAAAAGGCATTTGCTGAACTTGAAAGCTATCGAGCTGTTACACTTAACTTGAAATGGAAAGAGCTTGAGGAACATTTCCATGGACTTGAGAAATCGTTGAAGAGACGCTTTCATGAATTGGAGGACCAAGAGAAAGAGTTTGAAAACAAAGTGGTGAAGTCTCGTGAAATATTGGAGAAGCGGGAAGCGACTGTTTGTGCCAAGGAGCAAGCTTCTTTGCAGAAACTTCAAGATAAAAGAGATGCTGCTGTATTTGCCATTTTTAACGCCCGAGAAAAGCACAGGAAGGTTTCATCAAAAGATCTGGACATTTTCCCCGGTGGGAGGCAACGGACACCTGGAGTGGTGGAGAAACCAGTGGATTCTGTGTCCACTCCTGCTGAAGGTAACTTGGAAGATGTAAAACTTTCTCCTGAAGGTGGAAATGTGGATCTATTATCTTATCCAGAGTTGGTAAAGCTATGTAAAGAAATGGATGCTAGAGGTCTTCACAAATTCATATCTGATAACCGTAAGAATCTTGCTGCTATAAGGGATGAAATACCACATGCATTAGGAGCTGCTCCTAATGCTGCCTGTTTAGTTTTAGATTCTTTGGAAGGATTTTACTGTGCAGAAGCTTCAAATCAGGATGTAAAGAAGGATGCTAACTTATTGGGCCTTCGTCGAACCTGTATCATGTTGATGGAATGTTTGTACGTTTTCTTGAACAACTCAGATGGTGTCTATAATGAACTTTTAGAAGATATCAAGGACAGGGCAAAAGCAGTTGCTGAAGAGTGGAAACCCAGATTGGATGCTCTAGATGCGGATGCTGGCAATGGGAATTCCTTAGAGGCTCATGCATTTTTGCAACTTCTAGCAAGTTTTGATATTGCCTCTGATTTTAATGAGGAGGAGTTTTCCAGGTTCATTCCAATGGTTTCTCGGCGTCGCCAAACTGCTGATTTGTGCCGTTGCCTTGGGTTGTCTGAGAAAATGCCTG GCGTAATTGAAGTATTGGTGAACAGCGGGCGGCAAATTGATGCAGTTAATTTGTCTTTTGCATTCAATCTTACGGAACAGTTTTCTCCCACGGATTTATTGAAGTCTTACTTGAAGGATGCCAAAAAAGCTGCATCTCCTTCCAGATGTGTTAACTCATCTCCCACTACACAG GTTGAGGTTAATGAGCGAGAACTGGTTGCCCTTAAGTCCATAATCAAGTGCATCGAAGAACATAAACTCGAGGAGCAGTATCCTCTAGATCCTCTCATGAAACGGGTGGTCCAACTCGAGAAGGCCAAAGCAGACAAGAAGAGGGAAACTGAAGCAACAAAGCCTCAACCGAAGAGACCCCGTGCTAATGGTGTGGGATATGGTCTGCGTGTTTCTAACTTCCCTTCTGACAAAGCCTCCTATCCTAGAGCTGCTGACAGGTACCCACAGTACGTATTCGACCGGCCTTATGTGTACCCTGGACCAACTGACAATCATTGCCCCCCTCTCATGGGGTCGACGACCTATAACTTCACCCCGAGTCACAGCAACTACTTTGGAAATGGATATCAGTACCAGCCAACATATCTCCATTAG